Proteins encoded in a region of the bacterium genome:
- the rfaE2 gene encoding D-glycero-beta-D-manno-heptose 1-phosphate adenylyltransferase, producing MEKIKSLHELKEIIGGLKKEGHRIVFTNGCFDLLHVGHVRCLKKAKEFGDILVVALNSDLSVKGLKGQGRPLLPEEERAEILAALECVDYVVIFEEPDPVRVISTLLPDVLIKGDEYSLSEIKGREIVEAGGGEVVRIPLIKGRSTSGLIQLVKKLPEE from the coding sequence TTGGAAAAAATTAAGAGTCTCCACGAGTTAAAGGAGATAATTGGTGGGTTAAAGAAAGAAGGCCATCGCATTGTTTTCACTAATGGTTGCTTTGATCTCCTCCATGTAGGGCATGTCAGGTGTCTTAAGAAAGCCAAAGAATTTGGAGATATCCTGGTGGTTGCCCTGAATAGCGACTTATCGGTTAAAGGGCTAAAGGGCCAGGGTCGTCCACTCCTCCCTGAAGAGGAACGAGCGGAGATTTTAGCGGCGCTGGAATGCGTGGATTACGTAGTTATCTTTGAGGAACCTGATCCGGTTCGGGTTATTTCCACTCTTCTGCCTGATGTTCTGATAAAGGGGGATGAGTATAGCCTGAGCGAGATTAAGGGGAGGGAAATAGTGGAAGCCGGCGGCGGGGAGGTGGTTAGAATCCCCCTCATCAAGGGACGTTCTACCAGCGGTCTCATCCAGCTTGTAAAAAAGCTGCCAGAGGAATAA